The Astyanax mexicanus isolate ESR-SI-001 chromosome 14, AstMex3_surface, whole genome shotgun sequence genome window below encodes:
- the insm1b gene encoding insulinoma-associated protein 1b encodes MPKGFLVKRNKRAALVSYRIRCDEDAQAASGASSPDIAATLSSSLSPSSSPSSPPSSSSSSPPPQPLLPPGLPAPPLPPVPLRPLLSSSLSNAPLHARAAKPPVQFGNPEAACQPLYSPTRPVSKEHERTRYFERSFNLGSPISAESFPCTPASLTGLDHLLFAPVDLKIGTSRSSRAGTASGTGGAKRPLAEGGAERKSKGGSKKPKAMRKLHFEDEVTTSPVLGLRIKEGPVDPKPRAPGASSSSSGSGKPLGEFICQLCKEEYADPFSLAQHKCSRIVRVEYRCPECDKVFSCPANLASHRRWHKPRAQAQAGTKGSEASKPSSALRAFAGAKDAGVELPRDRDCSSSIISSSSPRSIEGFESESGCGSGSEDGRGTKSFKRHAHKPTRAESPDSAASSGEDAPSPSTSPSPILGHNQSQNVPNAVERLLACPVCGESTVGSANLERHVRLLHAAHVFPCKHCPATFYSSPGLTRHVNKCHPTEKRQVVLLHVPVRPAC; translated from the coding sequence ATGCCCAAAGGCTTCCTGGTGAAGAGGAACAAGCGAGCAGCGCTCGTGTCCTACCGGATTCGCTGTGATGAGGATGCTCAAGCTGCAAGCGGAGCCTCGAGCCCGGACATCGCGGCCACACTATCATCCTCCTTATCACCatcctcatcaccatcatcaccaccgtcatcttcatcatcatctccaCCACCACAACCACTACTACCGCCAGGGCTACCAGCCCCACCACTCCCTCCAGTCCCGCTGCGGCCGCTACTCTCCTCGTCCCTGTCGAATGCGCCTCTTCACGCTCGCGCCGCGAAGCCCCCAGTGCAGTTCGGCAACCCTGAAGCCGCCTGCCAACCGCTGTACAGTCCCACGCGACCCGTGAGTAAAGAGCACGAGCGGACGCGCTACTTTGAGAGGAGTTTCAACCTGGGCTCACCCATTTCCGCCGAGTCCTTCCCCTGCACCCCCGCCTCCCTCACTGGCCTGGACCACCTGCTGTTCGCGCCCGTGGACTTGAAGATCGGCACGAGCCGCAGCAGCCGCGCCGGAACCGCGAGCGGCACCGGAGGCGCCAAACGGCCTCTGGCTGAAGGCGGCGCCGAGCGGAAGAGCAAGGGCGGCTCCAAGAAACCCAAAGCCATGCGTAAGCTGCACTTTGAGGACGAGGTGACCACGTCTCCGGTTCTAGGCCTGAGAATCAAAGAGGGACCGGTGGATCCAAAGCCGCGCGCGCCCGGCGCATCCTCGTCATCCTCAGGCAGTGGCAAACCGCTGGGCGAGTTCATCTGCCAGCTGTGCAAGGAAGAGTACGCGGACCCGTTCTCTCTGGCGCAGCACAAGTGCTCGCGCATCGTGCGCGTGGAATACAGGTGCCCGGAGTGCGACAAAGTGTTCAGCTGCCCGGCTAACCTCGCCTCGCACCGGCGCTGGCACAAGCCGCGCGCGCAAGCGCAAGCCGGCACCAAAGGTTCAGAAGCCTCCAAACCATCGAGCGCTCTGCGCGCCTTCGCTGGGGCCAAGGACGCTGGTGTTGAGCTGCCGCGCGACAGAGACTGCTCCTCTTCCATCATCTCGTCCTCTTCCCCGCGGAGTATCGAAGGGTTCGAGTCCGAGTCTGGGTGCGGGTCCGGGTCTGAGGACGGCCGCGGAACCAAGAGCTTTAAGCGGCACGCGCACAAACCGACCAGAGCCGAGAGCCCGGACAGCGCAGCATCCTCCGGCGAGGACGCGCCCAGCCCGAGCACGAGCCCGAGCCCTATCCTGGGCCACAACCAGAGCCAAAACGTTCCTAATGCAGTGGAGCGCCTCCTCGCGTGCCCAGTGTGCGGCGAGAGCACAGTCGGTAGTGCAAACCTGGAGCGCCACGTGCGCCTCCTGCATGCAGCCCACGTGTTCCCGTGCAAGCACTGTCCGGCCACTTTCTACAGCTCGCCGGGTCTCACCAGGCACGTCAACAAGTGCCACCCCACGGAAAAGAGGCAGGTAGTGCTGCTGCACGTGCCAGTGCGCCCCGCGTGCTGA